From a region of the Paenibacillus sp. FSL R10-2734 genome:
- a CDS encoding carbohydrate ABC transporter permease, whose amino-acid sequence MRKTWEDRILDTINITVLALIAIVTAYPFYYMIIISFNNGLDSTLGGIYFWPRNFTLNNYSEFLSDPKWMESFLVSVARTLVGAFITIWFTCLTAYGLSYKKLKFQKFYYSFFIIGMYISGGLIPYYVTLRSLSLLNTFWVYVVPGAVNIFFLIVAVSFFKEIPSEMEESARIDGASDLKIYYKLILPVSKPLLAAMGLFVGVGQWNSWVDSAYFVNKDSLRTLTFRMMEIINQGMSPIDAESAERAAAVTGVTTFSMQITAMVIAVLPILCVYPFLQKYFVKGIMLGSVKG is encoded by the coding sequence ATGCGAAAAACATGGGAAGATCGTATTTTAGATACTATAAATATCACTGTGTTAGCATTAATTGCTATTGTTACTGCTTATCCATTTTACTATATGATTATCATTTCTTTTAATAATGGATTGGACTCAACGCTAGGCGGTATCTATTTTTGGCCAAGAAATTTCACACTTAACAATTATTCGGAATTTTTAAGCGATCCCAAGTGGATGGAATCCTTCCTAGTTTCAGTAGCACGAACATTAGTTGGTGCATTCATTACAATTTGGTTCACGTGTCTGACGGCTTATGGGCTATCCTACAAAAAACTTAAATTTCAGAAGTTTTATTATAGTTTTTTTATCATTGGGATGTATATATCAGGCGGGCTTATTCCTTACTATGTTACCCTCCGCAGCTTGTCACTTCTCAACACATTTTGGGTTTATGTTGTTCCAGGAGCAGTAAATATATTTTTTCTTATCGTTGCAGTTTCTTTTTTCAAGGAGATTCCATCCGAAATGGAAGAGTCAGCGCGAATTGATGGTGCGTCTGATTTGAAAATATATTATAAGTTGATTCTTCCGGTTTCTAAGCCATTACTTGCTGCTATGGGATTATTCGTTGGTGTTGGGCAATGGAATTCTTGGGTGGACTCTGCTTATTTCGTCAATAAAGATAGTTTGCGAACGCTAACCTTTAGGATGATGGAGATTATTAACCAAGGGATGTCTCCCATTGATGCTGAAAGTGCGGAGCGTGCGGCGGCAGTCACAGGTGTCACTACTTTTTCAATGCAAATTACGGCAATGGTTATTGCGGTGTTACCCATTTTATGTGTATATCCATTTTTGCAAAAATATTTTGTGAAAGGTATTATGCTGGGGTCTGTTAAGGGGTGA
- a CDS encoding response regulator transcription factor: MIKILVVEDDKHVRKLMNAVLKREGYEVLTAENGIQALEVLEVQHIDLIILDIMMPGMDGYEFADELRNANNMIPILMATAKHLPEDKKKGFHLGTDDYMTKPVDTEEMLLRIQALLRRSQIVSARKLVIGKVILDLDALTITRDNEKQTLPQKEFLLLYKLLSYPERIFTRIQLMDEIWGMDSETTDTTVNVHINRLRKRIENYPEFELVSVRGLGYKAVRT; this comes from the coding sequence ATGATTAAGATTCTCGTTGTGGAAGATGATAAGCATGTCAGAAAGCTGATGAACGCTGTGCTGAAACGGGAAGGTTATGAGGTGTTAACCGCCGAGAATGGAATCCAGGCACTGGAAGTTCTTGAAGTCCAGCACATTGATCTGATTATCCTCGATATTATGATGCCGGGTATGGATGGTTACGAATTTGCCGATGAGCTAAGGAATGCGAACAACATGATCCCAATCCTCATGGCCACGGCCAAACATCTTCCAGAAGATAAGAAAAAAGGATTCCACCTCGGAACTGACGATTATATGACCAAACCCGTGGATACAGAAGAAATGCTGCTACGGATTCAAGCCCTTCTGCGCCGTTCACAGATTGTAAGCGCACGTAAGCTTGTTATTGGTAAAGTCATTCTTGATTTAGATGCGTTAACAATAACTAGAGACAATGAAAAACAGACACTTCCCCAGAAGGAGTTCCTGCTCCTCTATAAGCTTTTATCCTATCCGGAGCGTATTTTCACTCGTATTCAGCTGATGGATGAAATCTGGGGGATGGACAGCGAAACTACGGACACTACGGTTAATGTACATATCAATCGCTTGCGGAAGCGGATTGAGAACTATCCGGAGTTCGAACTTGTGTCCGTCCGCGGTCTAGGATACAAGGCGGTGAGAACATGA
- a CDS encoding extracellular solute-binding protein, with protein MAGMKKRLVLLLSLVAVMLISACGAGESQKQASPSPSTSDSSSAPQEVVELTMLVNHPWWPFKEWKGKIPEEITKKTGVKLNIQVAVDDKQLPLLIASGELPDLVYTSSELTRLANSEISYPWNELISKYAPDFKIDESRTGVNTMPDGNFYTIKNSFSTEQEWNDTPKALPGGSGLAFRQDIMEELGNPKMDSLEDLHQILLSVKQKYPEMTPILFDKDQIGQFFRINFGLKRNSGFIDQGGNAVHYLKDPNYREYYLYMNQLYREKLMSSENFTFKDAQQDDQYGLNGQVFALGGMIADTINAQLKTLNKDFSFNMVSKVLSEKAGTPMGGSGWSGVYITKNNKNVEASIKFMQFMLSEEGQRLGVWGIEGEDWTWNDAENYPVMNYDMNDAEAQKQFGYVYWGLLGSSGVTEALQRFDPKTLQTQWGLALRDTLKFNPALGLVVTNPDTEEQVIETQIKNMIATEELKIYMAKSAEEASKEYDNVIAKMESMGLSKLEAWATAQYKEYQKNF; from the coding sequence ATGGCAGGTATGAAAAAAAGACTAGTTTTGCTCCTATCGCTGGTAGCTGTAATGCTGATTTCTGCATGCGGCGCGGGAGAGAGTCAGAAACAGGCTTCACCTTCCCCTAGTACTAGCGATTCGAGTAGTGCACCTCAAGAAGTGGTTGAGCTTACGATGCTTGTGAATCATCCTTGGTGGCCATTTAAAGAGTGGAAAGGTAAAATTCCTGAAGAAATTACAAAGAAGACTGGTGTTAAACTCAACATTCAGGTTGCTGTTGACGATAAGCAGCTTCCGCTTCTTATTGCATCAGGGGAGTTACCCGACTTGGTATACACCTCTTCGGAGTTGACACGTTTAGCTAACTCAGAAATATCATATCCTTGGAATGAGCTTATCTCCAAATATGCTCCTGACTTTAAAATTGACGAAAGTAGAACTGGTGTTAATACGATGCCAGATGGCAATTTCTATACAATCAAGAATAGCTTTTCGACAGAACAGGAATGGAATGATACCCCGAAAGCTTTACCTGGTGGCTCAGGATTAGCCTTCAGACAAGACATTATGGAAGAGTTAGGCAATCCTAAAATGGATTCACTTGAGGATCTGCATCAGATTTTGCTGTCTGTCAAACAAAAGTACCCAGAAATGACGCCGATTCTTTTTGATAAAGATCAAATAGGACAATTCTTCCGCATTAACTTTGGTCTCAAGAGAAATAGCGGTTTTATCGATCAAGGTGGGAACGCAGTTCATTATCTAAAAGATCCTAATTATAGGGAATATTATCTGTACATGAATCAGCTCTATCGTGAAAAATTAATGAGTTCTGAGAATTTCACATTCAAAGATGCTCAGCAGGATGACCAGTATGGTCTTAACGGGCAAGTATTTGCATTGGGTGGAATGATTGCGGATACGATTAATGCTCAATTAAAGACACTAAATAAGGATTTTAGCTTCAATATGGTCTCTAAGGTATTAAGTGAAAAAGCAGGAACACCTATGGGAGGTTCCGGATGGTCTGGAGTGTACATCACTAAAAATAATAAAAATGTTGAAGCCTCTATTAAATTCATGCAGTTCATGCTTAGTGAAGAAGGCCAACGTTTAGGTGTGTGGGGAATTGAAGGAGAAGACTGGACATGGAATGATGCAGAGAATTATCCAGTGATGAACTATGATATGAATGATGCAGAGGCCCAGAAGCAGTTTGGTTATGTTTATTGGGGATTGCTTGGTAGTAGTGGTGTTACGGAAGCACTCCAACGCTTTGATCCAAAAACATTGCAAACGCAGTGGGGTCTTGCTCTTAGGGATACGTTGAAATTTAACCCTGCACTTGGTCTTGTAGTTACAAACCCCGATACGGAAGAGCAAGTTATTGAGACCCAAATTAAAAACATGATTGCGACAGAGGAATTGAAAATTTACATGGCCAAATCCGCAGAAGAGGCAAGTAAGGAATATGACAATGTAATTGCAAAAATGGAAAGTATGGGACTTAGCAAACTAGAAGCTTGGGCAACTGCCCAGTATAAGGAATATCAGAAAAATTTCTAG
- a CDS encoding ABC transporter ATP-binding protein codes for MLKILKNLEPKEWFLFGISLMFIIAQVWLDLELPDYMSDVTRLIQTPGSEMNEILVAGGWMLLCALGSLATSIVVAGIASKIAADLSARLRSKLFDKVQSFSMEEISNFSTASLITRSTNDITQVQMLIVIGLQLLVKAPILAVWAILKISGKSWEWTLTTGAAVALLVLIVAVCIVLVLPKFKKLQLLTDNLNRVSRENLNGLRVIRAYNAEDYQEQKFAGANNELTSTNLFANNVMTILMPSITLIMSGLSLAIYWVGAVLIQAAEGTAKMGLFSDMIVFSSYAMQVVMAFMMLIMIFILLPRAQVSAKRINEVLETVPSLKNGSVTQFPVKRKDELEFKGVSFKYPDAEDYVLENISFTAKQGETVAFIGSTGCGKSTLVNLIPRFYDATEGEVLVNGINVKEYDQQALRNKMGYVSQKAVLFGGTVTSNIAFGENGSGQVLSSDIVDAVYTSQSSEFVEKLEGNYEAHIAQGGANLSGGQKQRLSIARAIARRPEILIFDDSFSALDYKTDRKLRSELKKDAHDSTMLIVAQRIGTIKDADKIIVLEAGSIVGIGTHDELMQSCDVYQEIAYSQLTKEELA; via the coding sequence ATGTTGAAAATACTCAAGAATCTGGAACCCAAAGAATGGTTCTTATTCGGCATCAGCCTCATGTTTATTATCGCTCAGGTCTGGCTGGACTTGGAATTGCCTGACTACATGAGTGATGTTACCCGGCTGATCCAAACACCAGGAAGCGAAATGAATGAAATCCTTGTTGCAGGAGGCTGGATGCTGCTCTGTGCACTTGGCAGTCTGGCAACCTCAATTGTTGTAGCGGGCATTGCTTCGAAAATAGCAGCCGACTTGTCTGCAAGATTGCGTTCCAAATTGTTCGATAAGGTACAATCCTTTTCGATGGAGGAGATCAGCAACTTCTCAACAGCAAGTCTGATTACCCGTTCCACGAATGACATCACACAAGTACAAATGCTGATTGTGATTGGTTTACAGCTACTAGTGAAAGCTCCCATACTTGCTGTGTGGGCAATCCTCAAGATCTCAGGAAAAAGCTGGGAGTGGACGCTTACGACAGGCGCCGCGGTCGCCCTGCTAGTGCTTATTGTTGCAGTCTGCATCGTGCTCGTCCTGCCTAAATTTAAAAAGCTGCAGCTGTTAACTGACAATCTGAATCGTGTATCCAGAGAGAATCTTAACGGTCTTCGTGTCATCCGGGCTTACAATGCCGAGGACTATCAGGAACAAAAGTTCGCTGGAGCTAACAACGAGCTTACCAGTACCAACCTATTCGCTAACAATGTAATGACCATATTGATGCCAAGTATTACTTTGATTATGAGTGGACTCAGTCTCGCCATCTATTGGGTGGGTGCAGTGCTCATTCAAGCAGCCGAGGGTACTGCCAAGATGGGTTTGTTCTCAGATATGATCGTATTCTCTTCTTATGCCATGCAAGTGGTTATGGCCTTTATGATGCTGATTATGATCTTTATCTTACTACCCCGCGCTCAAGTATCGGCTAAACGAATCAATGAAGTGCTAGAAACAGTACCTAGCTTGAAGAACGGATCAGTCACTCAATTCCCTGTGAAGAGAAAAGATGAGCTTGAATTCAAGGGGGTTAGCTTCAAATATCCAGATGCAGAGGATTATGTGCTGGAGAACATCAGCTTCACGGCGAAACAGGGGGAGACGGTTGCTTTTATCGGATCAACAGGCTGCGGGAAAAGTACACTTGTTAACCTCATTCCCCGTTTCTATGATGCTACAGAAGGCGAAGTGCTAGTAAATGGCATCAATGTCAAAGAATACGACCAGCAAGCGCTGCGGAATAAAATGGGTTATGTCTCTCAGAAGGCTGTTTTGTTTGGCGGAACAGTGACCTCCAATATTGCCTTTGGTGAGAACGGCTCTGGTCAGGTTCTCAGTTCAGATATTGTTGATGCGGTGTACACTTCCCAATCCTCTGAATTTGTAGAAAAGCTAGAGGGGAATTATGAGGCCCACATTGCCCAAGGCGGAGCAAATCTGTCTGGCGGACAAAAACAGCGGCTGTCGATTGCCAGAGCGATTGCCCGGCGTCCAGAAATATTAATCTTTGACGATTCTTTCTCAGCACTTGATTATAAGACTGACCGCAAACTGCGCAGTGAGCTGAAAAAAGACGCTCATGATTCAACGATGCTGATCGTTGCACAGCGTATTGGTACGATCAAAGACGCTGACAAAATCATTGTTCTGGAAGCCGGAAGCATCGTCGGTATCGGAACACATGACGAATTAATGCAATCCTGCGACGTTTATCAGGAAATTGCTTATTCTCAGCTGACGAAGGAGGAGCTCGCCTAA
- a CDS encoding HAMP domain-containing sensor histidine kinase produces MIKRLRSRISLPIYFSLALFIIFLITMLITGVLIYLLMFFGLLDEQILQDKKILTLIILIACTIIGSVISITSSRRWLKSIQTFIDAIDQLAKGNFSMRMQLTKPPEFKILSENINRMAEELGGIEILRTDFVNNFSHEFRTPIVSIKGFAEILKDDALSKEERNEYLDIVIEESTRLAALASNVLNISKIEAQAILSDRQPFNVGEQIRQCILLLHTKLTKKHISFKANVQDYEVSGNKEMLSQVWLNLLDNAIKFTPEHGEIEVTMKRVKDRIEITIRDNGEGISPSALPKVFAKFYQQDTSHSTAGNGLGLTIVRKIIGLHDGTITCDSVPSQGTIFTTLLPASKKVEKEMGATSK; encoded by the coding sequence ATGATTAAACGGCTACGCAGCAGAATCAGCTTGCCGATCTACTTCTCTCTTGCTTTATTTATCATTTTCCTCATTACCATGCTGATTACCGGAGTTCTGATCTATCTGTTAATGTTCTTCGGCCTGCTTGATGAACAGATTCTCCAAGACAAAAAAATACTCACCTTAATCATATTGATTGCCTGCACCATTATCGGCTCTGTCATATCGATAACTAGCAGTCGTAGATGGCTGAAATCTATTCAAACGTTTATTGATGCCATCGACCAGCTAGCTAAAGGGAACTTCTCTATGCGGATGCAGTTAACAAAACCTCCGGAATTTAAGATTCTCTCCGAGAATATTAACCGGATGGCTGAGGAGCTAGGTGGCATTGAGATTCTGCGTACAGACTTTGTAAACAATTTTTCCCATGAATTTCGCACGCCTATTGTGTCGATTAAAGGGTTCGCTGAAATCCTAAAGGATGATGCGCTGAGTAAGGAAGAACGGAATGAATATCTGGATATTGTTATTGAGGAATCGACCCGCTTGGCCGCTCTGGCCTCAAATGTCCTGAACATCTCCAAAATAGAGGCACAGGCAATATTAAGCGACCGACAGCCCTTCAATGTTGGTGAACAAATTCGCCAATGCATCCTGCTACTGCATACTAAACTTACGAAAAAGCATATTTCCTTCAAAGCCAACGTACAGGACTATGAGGTATCCGGAAATAAAGAGATGCTGAGCCAGGTCTGGCTGAATTTATTGGATAATGCGATCAAATTCACGCCCGAGCATGGAGAAATCGAAGTTACCATGAAGCGGGTAAAAGACAGGATAGAGATTACGATCCGTGATAATGGAGAGGGCATCAGTCCGAGTGCACTGCCCAAGGTCTTCGCCAAGTTCTATCAGCAAGATACATCACACTCTACTGCTGGCAATGGCCTGGGGCTTACGATTGTCCGAAAAATCATTGGGTTGCACGATGGAACCATCACCTGTGACAGTGTTCCGTCGCAAGGAACAATCTTTACAACGCTACTCCCTGCCTCGAAAAAGGTAGAAAAAGAAATGGGGGCTACCAGTAAATGA
- a CDS encoding GNAT family N-acetyltransferase has product MSVTFKKVSSFNRGILLELLSDAYSYDPRYERGSISDWQACDNFFFENIQIADKCAFITTLNDEPIGFVVWDPRNMPKYAEIGHNCIASRYKGKGYGKIQLQEAVNRIIQHDVKKIIVTTNDDLNPAQRMYESVGFTMYKKRKNQNNADFVNEHIDYVYFINS; this is encoded by the coding sequence ATGAGTGTTACATTCAAAAAAGTGAGCAGCTTTAACCGGGGAATACTCTTAGAATTATTGTCAGATGCGTATTCATATGATCCCAGATATGAACGAGGCAGTATTTCAGATTGGCAAGCTTGTGATAACTTTTTCTTTGAGAATATACAAATCGCCGATAAATGTGCATTTATCACAACCCTAAACGATGAACCCATCGGATTTGTAGTGTGGGACCCGAGAAATATGCCTAAGTATGCAGAAATCGGGCATAATTGCATTGCTTCACGATATAAAGGCAAAGGCTATGGTAAAATCCAGCTTCAAGAAGCGGTCAATAGAATCATCCAGCATGATGTAAAAAAAATCATTGTCACCACGAATGACGATCTAAACCCTGCTCAACGGATGTATGAAAGTGTTGGATTCACAATGTATAAAAAAAGAAAAAATCAGAATAACGCAGATTTTGTTAATGAACATATAGATTATGTATATTTCATCAACAGTTAA
- a CDS encoding response regulator, translating to MINLMIVDDEPFMLKGLQHIIEKGNTPCSQVVKASDGTEALEKLGSFRPDLLITDIHMPKMNGLELIRAAKEKNLCNRFIILSGYDDTKYMRQAIQCQVIDYLMKPIDKAELYDILNKISFDVLKSRSTPTVPKQAVPIVSEPKLDTLYTNQMSSNVKRIIQYIELHYTHDISLDQIADHVLLNPNYISSLFRKETGLTFIHFLHLYRIKKAKEMMLMDTGLSFHKISEQVGYESVRHFFNVFKKYSGVTPGEYRGLFTPNA from the coding sequence ATGATTAACTTGATGATTGTTGATGATGAACCTTTTATGCTTAAGGGACTGCAGCATATCATTGAAAAGGGGAATACTCCCTGCTCTCAAGTGGTGAAGGCTTCAGATGGCACGGAAGCACTCGAAAAGCTTGGAAGTTTCAGGCCCGACTTACTAATTACAGATATTCATATGCCTAAAATGAATGGTTTGGAATTAATCCGCGCAGCGAAAGAAAAAAATCTTTGTAATCGATTTATTATCCTGTCTGGCTATGATGATACGAAATATATGAGGCAGGCCATTCAATGTCAGGTTATAGATTATTTAATGAAGCCAATTGATAAAGCGGAACTCTATGACATACTGAATAAGATATCCTTTGATGTACTTAAATCCAGGTCTACCCCTACAGTTCCTAAACAGGCTGTTCCTATTGTAAGTGAACCTAAGTTGGACACACTCTATACGAATCAAATGTCTAGTAATGTGAAGAGAATAATCCAATACATTGAACTCCATTATACACATGACATTTCACTTGATCAGATTGCTGATCATGTCCTGTTGAACCCCAATTATATTAGCTCGCTTTTTCGCAAGGAAACAGGCCTAACCTTTATTCATTTTTTACACTTATATCGAATTAAGAAAGCGAAAGAGATGATGCTCATGGATACGGGGCTGTCATTTCATAAAATTTCGGAGCAGGTTGGCTATGAGAGTGTTAGGCACTTCTTTAATGTATTCAAAAAATACAGCGGCGTAACTCCAGGAGAATACAGGGGGCTTTTTACCCCAAATGCGTAA
- a CDS encoding transposase zinc-binding domain-containing protein: protein MGCHDLKVVPYRCKGRFCTMRSCNETEEWSRQMSKSVFQVNHRHVILTIDEGLRERFLKHSELLNFDAMDEGDPEVPPQFSCANCGGEMS, encoded by the coding sequence ATAGGGTGCCACGATCTTAAAGTGGTGCCTTATCGGTGTAAGGGTAGATTCTGCACAATGCGTTCGTGTAACGAAACGGAGGAGTGGAGTCGACAGATGTCCAAGAGTGTATTTCAGGTGAATCACAGGCATGTGATCCTGACGATCGATGAGGGACTAAGAGAGAGATTCTTGAAGCATAGTGAATTGCTTAATTTCGATGCCATGGATGAAGGAGATCCAGAAGTACCACCGCAATTCAGCTGTGCGAACTGTGGAGGAGAGATGTCCTGA
- a CDS encoding sensor histidine kinase: MMKFTVLTLLKTKLSGMQLVKKMVWGYILLVFLPIIIFGCYFSIQLYENMLADYSRNKQQLIKQADDSFNVSLEQVKSIHSLFQYNSEVNDYLSGFHLTEADQVYQYLKNIRPIFSFSYSSNEAIKSIRLYRTVESVIPVYDEVMSIEEFPHPEIITRMEQLKINQGMWLAMDKVGETGFPYLAYYQRVYNAGYTKQLAILELVVDDRILASFLKVANSNSHVTPRIARNGEILFSESTHNDDERLREISLSNGKTKNYWKEGDLLVNVLNRSDPQLTFYFFTPLQEMFSNFRNKAIIGGILLFVLLILLSLLYYVVATILTRRILKLAKHMRSVGENNLSLYQSEKAKDEIGFLAYSFNTMIYRIEELVSKVQKAESMKREADYMVLQAQIKPHFLYNTLESIRMLAELNDDQEVVDATYTLGKLLRYTLSSGQNETLLQDEINNIHHYLDIYKLRMLEQLVFEIRIEADLRDVYCPKFILQPLVENCIHHGISKHGEQGVIKLTVTDIGRFFQITITDNGVGISEERLAVVQGVIDNRIDRGELQTEDSGFGIYNVSERIKMYYGESSGLCVQSILGEGTVYVVRLLKKGGAHD, encoded by the coding sequence ATGATGAAATTTACCGTGTTAACCTTGTTAAAGACGAAGTTAAGCGGGATGCAATTAGTGAAAAAAATGGTGTGGGGCTATATTCTGCTCGTTTTTTTACCAATTATTATTTTTGGTTGTTATTTTTCTATTCAATTATACGAGAATATGCTTGCAGATTATTCTAGAAACAAACAACAGCTAATCAAGCAGGCGGATGACAGTTTCAATGTTAGTCTGGAGCAAGTGAAGTCCATTCATTCCTTGTTCCAATATAATTCTGAGGTTAATGATTATCTTAGTGGGTTTCATTTAACTGAAGCTGATCAGGTATACCAATACTTGAAGAACATCCGCCCTATTTTTTCGTTCTCTTATTCAAGCAATGAGGCGATCAAGTCAATTCGATTATATAGAACAGTTGAATCCGTTATCCCCGTGTATGATGAGGTCATGAGCATTGAGGAATTTCCTCATCCAGAAATTATTACGCGTATGGAGCAGTTGAAGATTAATCAAGGCATGTGGCTCGCAATGGATAAAGTCGGTGAAACGGGATTCCCTTATCTCGCTTACTATCAAAGGGTTTATAATGCTGGTTATACGAAGCAGCTTGCAATTTTGGAATTGGTTGTCGATGATCGCATTCTTGCCAGTTTTCTGAAAGTAGCTAATTCTAATAGTCATGTCACTCCACGAATTGCTCGAAACGGGGAGATCCTCTTCAGTGAAAGCACACATAATGACGATGAACGGTTAAGGGAAATATCATTATCGAATGGAAAAACAAAGAACTATTGGAAGGAGGGCGATTTGCTAGTAAATGTCTTGAATCGCTCTGATCCTCAACTTACTTTTTATTTTTTTACGCCGTTACAAGAAATGTTTTCAAACTTTCGTAATAAGGCGATTATAGGTGGAATCCTGCTCTTTGTTTTGTTAATCCTGCTCTCATTGCTTTATTACGTAGTCGCAACAATTTTGACGCGGCGGATTTTAAAACTTGCTAAACATATGCGTAGTGTAGGTGAGAATAATTTAAGCCTGTATCAGAGTGAGAAAGCCAAAGATGAAATTGGCTTTCTTGCATATTCTTTTAATACGATGATATATCGCATCGAAGAGCTAGTCAGCAAAGTACAGAAGGCAGAATCTATGAAAAGAGAAGCGGATTATATGGTATTGCAGGCACAAATTAAGCCTCATTTCTTATATAACACGCTAGAATCTATTCGTATGCTAGCTGAGCTAAACGATGATCAGGAAGTTGTTGATGCAACCTATACGCTTGGAAAACTGTTAAGATATACATTGTCGTCGGGGCAGAATGAAACGCTGCTTCAGGATGAAATTAACAACATACATCATTATTTGGATATTTATAAGCTTCGAATGTTAGAACAACTAGTATTTGAGATCCGAATAGAAGCAGATTTGCGAGATGTTTATTGCCCCAAATTTATTCTCCAGCCCTTAGTAGAAAATTGCATTCATCATGGCATTTCTAAACATGGTGAACAGGGTGTTATCAAGTTAACTGTCACGGATATAGGAAGGTTTTTTCAAATTACAATAACAGATAATGGAGTCGGTATCTCTGAAGAGAGACTTGCTGTTGTCCAAGGTGTTATTGACAATCGAATAGATCGTGGTGAATTACAGACAGAGGATTCAGGATTCGGTATTTATAATGTTAGCGAGCGAATCAAGATGTATTATGGAGAAAGCTCTGGTCTTTGTGTTCAAAGTATACTCGGTGAGGGCACTGTTTACGTAGTAAGGTTACTTAAAAAGGGGGGGGCGCATGATTAA
- a CDS encoding ABC transporter permease subunit — translation MWRAIKRQKYAHMFVLIGMLIIFTFHYLPMFGILMAFKQYSITSGIKGIFTSQWVGFKYFIEFFNYYNFNQMVVNTLSISLLKLVFTFPVPILLAIMLNEVRSHVFKRVVQTVSYFPHFISWIVVSGLLVIFFSTNNGIVNGLLMSLGLKEPLPILSSANYFWGLAVGSAMWKEAGWWAIIFLAAISGLDPAQYEAAEIDGAGRLKRIWHVTLPGIRGTVVVVLILAVGSLLGGGLVGSNFEQSYLLGNVMNNDKSEILQTYAFKMGLAQGRYAYATAIDLLQSIISITLVFSSNYISKKVTKSGLF, via the coding sequence ATGTGGAGAGCTATAAAAAGACAAAAATATGCTCATATGTTTGTGCTCATTGGAATGTTAATTATTTTCACTTTTCATTATTTACCAATGTTTGGTATATTGATGGCCTTTAAGCAATACTCCATTACCTCTGGTATCAAAGGGATCTTTACGAGTCAATGGGTGGGTTTTAAATACTTTATTGAGTTTTTTAACTATTATAATTTTAATCAAATGGTCGTTAATACACTGTCAATCAGTTTACTGAAATTAGTATTTACCTTTCCAGTTCCGATTCTTCTTGCGATTATGTTGAATGAGGTACGAAGTCATGTTTTTAAAAGAGTGGTTCAAACGGTTAGCTATTTCCCGCATTTTATTTCGTGGATTGTTGTGTCAGGGTTACTTGTAATCTTTTTCTCTACAAACAACGGAATTGTGAATGGCTTGCTAATGTCTCTCGGTCTCAAAGAACCACTTCCAATATTAAGTAGTGCCAATTATTTTTGGGGATTGGCCGTAGGCAGTGCAATGTGGAAGGAAGCGGGTTGGTGGGCCATTATATTCCTGGCGGCAATTAGCGGATTGGATCCAGCACAGTATGAAGCGGCAGAGATAGATGGAGCAGGGCGACTGAAAAGGATTTGGCATGTGACATTACCCGGTATTCGGGGAACTGTCGTAGTAGTACTCATTTTAGCGGTTGGTAGCTTACTTGGTGGCGGCTTAGTGGGTTCTAACTTCGAACAGTCGTATTTGCTAGGGAATGTTATGAATAACGATAAGTCAGAGATTCTTCAAACCTATGCCTTCAAAATGGGCTTGGCGCAAGGAAGGTATGCGTATGCAACAGCCATAGATTTACTGCAATCCATTATCTCGATCACTCTTGTGTTCAGCAGCAATTACATTTCCAAAAAAGTAACAAAGAGTGGTTTATTCTAA